A region of Candidatus Nomurabacteria bacterium DNA encodes the following proteins:
- a CDS encoding GtrA family protein — MSSKLNSGIKYLLVGGMAFISEYVFFIVLYYLVDLNIVTSNVLSFIIGFIVSFLGNRQWSFSKNIYKYKKYTQLVFTAYWQFLIYY; from the coding sequence ATGTCTTCAAAATTAAATAGCGGTATAAAATATTTACTAGTAGGTGGCATGGCGTTTATAAGTGAGTATGTATTTTTCATAGTACTCTATTATTTAGTAGATTTAAACATTGTCACATCTAATGTATTGAGTTTTATTATCGGGTTTATAGTAAGTTTCTTAGGAAATAGACAATGGTCGTTTAGTAAAAACATATATAAGTATAAAAAATATACGCAGTTAGTTTTTACAGCTTATTGGCAGTTTTTAATATATTATTAA
- a CDS encoding glycosyltransferase family 2 protein, whose amino-acid sequence MRVCIIIPVYNEGSVILKTIKSIQNELQQIEHLIVVVDDGSADNTDTQARKAKGVIVINHLMNMGAGAATRTGLRYAKNNSFDFVVTADADGQHLPMDIKKVLKSCMNKDADMVIGSRLINIAKGMPWYRRLGNKGLNYVTALIFGINVTDSQSGLKAINKKAINLLTFDSNRFAFSSEMIWRAKRCNLRISEVPIQAVYTQYSLTKGQSNWGAIDIIRQLIKRRLIRLING is encoded by the coding sequence ATGAGGGTATGTATAATAATTCCAGTTTATAATGAGGGTTCAGTAATTTTAAAAACAATAAAATCTATACAAAATGAACTTCAGCAAATAGAGCACTTAATTGTAGTGGTAGACGATGGTTCAGCTGATAACACAGATACACAAGCTAGAAAAGCAAAAGGAGTGATTGTAATTAACCATCTTATGAATATGGGGGCTGGTGCAGCGACGCGTACAGGTTTGAGGTATGCTAAGAATAACAGTTTTGATTTTGTTGTCACAGCCGATGCTGATGGACAGCATTTGCCAATGGATATTAAAAAAGTACTTAAGAGTTGTATGAATAAAGACGCAGATATGGTAATTGGCAGTAGATTAATAAATATCGCAAAAGGCATGCCTTGGTATAGAAGGCTTGGTAATAAAGGCCTAAACTACGTTACGGCACTGATTTTTGGCATAAATGTTACAGATTCACAATCTGGATTAAAAGCTATAAACAAAAAAGCTATAAATTTACTAACTTTTGATTCCAATAGGTTTGCGTTTAGTTCAGAAATGATTTGGAGAGCAAAAAGATGCAATCTACGCATTAGTGAAGTTCCAATACAGGCCGTTTATACACAATACTCATTAACAAAAGGACAGAGTAATTGGGGGGCAATTGATATAATAAGACAGTTAATAAAAAGAAGATTGATCAGGCTGATTAATGGATAA
- a CDS encoding DUF2304 family protein, with product MDKYTLLLILNLPIALMGLLAVLEQYHKKRIGKISLILKTMFWLSVIIGLLFSDTLYEYLVANSLTDSTPLSIMDVVLITGLNVSLVMHSSQFIKLDNLERQINELHEILSIKLSKK from the coding sequence ATGGATAAGTATACTTTATTATTAATACTGAACTTGCCTATTGCATTAATGGGTTTGCTTGCAGTACTAGAACAATATCATAAGAAGCGAATAGGCAAAATATCTCTCATATTAAAAACCATGTTTTGGCTTTCTGTCATTATTGGCCTACTATTTTCAGATACACTATATGAATATTTAGTAGCTAACAGTCTAACTGATAGTACGCCGTTAAGTATAATGGACGTTGTATTAATTACAGGCTTGAATGTATCTCTAGTAATGCACTCAAGCCAATTCATAAAATTGGACAATCTTGAAAGACAAATTAATGAACTTCATGAAATATTATCAATTAAGCTTTCAAAAAAATAA